Proteins encoded in a region of the Dorea longicatena genome:
- a CDS encoding DUF2779 domain-containing protein, producing the protein MDKYKPEEKAEDATDDSRMEAGTEVGKLARELFGKPVDVTETVNGQLNLPAMTDRTQVEIEHETSVICEASFSYQGCYCAVDILKRENDGWAIYEVKSSTVNEKNMKAVYVADVAYQEYVLEHCGVRITGTYIVSINNDYVYDGKLDLERLFQITDVSEFVRNEIGEVEKNLLQEDTLLESENEPERELGLYCKDPYGCPYWEYCAKELPTPSVFDLYRMPLKKKLEYYREGNSDYRQLKDCRKIKNEKQLRQIEFALEDKGTYVNIDGIREFLSTLSYPLYFLDFETMQPVIPLFPGTKPYQQIPFQYSLHYIKSAGGPLLHKEFLAESGENPLQAIAEALCRDIPMNVCVTAYNKSFECSRIKELAGMFPDLSEHLLNIKENIKDLLDPFQAGHYYNRAMGGSFSIKSVLPAIFPDDPELNYHNLEGVHNGSEAMTIFPRIKDMPAEEQKKARHNLLKYCELDTYAMVKVWGELVRVVEGDTEDGD; encoded by the coding sequence ATGGATAAATACAAGCCGGAAGAGAAAGCCGAAGATGCCACAGATGATTCCAGAATGGAAGCGGGAACAGAAGTAGGGAAGCTGGCAAGAGAATTATTTGGAAAGCCGGTAGATGTAACAGAGACTGTTAATGGACAATTAAATTTACCTGCAATGACAGACCGGACACAAGTGGAAATAGAACACGAGACATCTGTCATATGTGAAGCATCATTTTCTTATCAGGGGTGCTATTGTGCGGTAGATATTTTGAAAAGAGAAAATGACGGATGGGCAATATATGAAGTAAAAAGTTCGACGGTAAATGAGAAAAATATGAAAGCGGTATATGTGGCAGACGTTGCTTATCAGGAGTACGTACTGGAACATTGCGGAGTGCGGATTACAGGAACGTACATAGTTTCCATTAATAACGATTATGTATATGATGGAAAATTGGATTTGGAAAGGCTGTTTCAAATTACGGATGTGTCTGAATTTGTGAGAAATGAGATTGGGGAAGTAGAGAAGAATTTATTACAGGAAGATACATTGTTGGAATCAGAGAATGAGCCGGAGCGGGAACTGGGATTATACTGTAAAGATCCATATGGATGTCCGTATTGGGAATATTGTGCAAAAGAATTACCAACTCCGTCCGTATTTGACTTATATCGGATGCCGTTGAAAAAGAAATTAGAGTATTATCGGGAAGGAAATTCTGATTATAGACAATTAAAAGACTGTAGAAAGATTAAGAATGAAAAGCAATTAAGGCAGATAGAATTTGCGTTAGAAGACAAAGGTACATATGTAAATATTGATGGAATTCGGGAATTTTTAAGTACATTGTCTTATCCGTTGTACTTTCTGGATTTTGAGACCATGCAACCAGTGATACCGTTGTTCCCGGGAACAAAGCCATATCAGCAGATACCATTCCAGTATTCATTACATTATATAAAGTCTGCAGGTGGACCGTTATTACATAAAGAATTTCTGGCAGAATCAGGGGAAAATCCATTGCAGGCAATTGCAGAAGCTTTGTGTAGGGATATTCCGATGAATGTGTGTGTAACGGCGTACAATAAGTCGTTTGAATGCAGCAGAATTAAAGAATTGGCGGGAATGTTCCCGGATTTATCTGAGCATTTATTAAATATCAAAGAGAATATCAAAGATTTACTGGATCCATTTCAGGCAGGTCATTATTATAACCGGGCGATGGGAGGATCATTTTCAATTAAAAGTGTTCTGCCGGCGATATTTCCGGATGATCCGGAATTGAATTATCATAATCTGGAAGGTGTACACAATGGCTCAGAGGCAATGACGATATTTCCGAGGATAAAAGATATGCCTGCGGAGGAACAGAAGAAGGCAAGACATAATTTGTTGAAGTATTGCGAGCTGGATACATATGCGATGGTGAAAGTGTGGGGAGAACTTGTGAGAGTTGTGGAAGGAGATACGGAAGATGGAGATTGA
- a CDS encoding helix-turn-helix transcriptional regulator — protein MSDIHPKKLLILYILDILQKYTDEEHRLSQKEIQDILKKEYEMPVDRKAIKRNLLNLIEYGSSIEYREVSRKEIFRKKSVVSDEDSLDLEDKGIPEDDLLWTDFYLKQKFTNEELRLLIDSLLFSKHIPYSQAKKLITKLESLSNIYFKSRSQYIYPLPVDRTDNKQVFYNISILDEAIRKKQKVLFEYAEYHTDKKMHLKKREDGSVREYVVTPYQMAAQEGKYYLICNYDKYDDISNYRVDRIRNIQILEEKGKPFETLKWSGHQPMNLNEYMKEHVYMYSSENAFVKFRIVKAMISDVIDLFGKGVKFSEETDTHVSVSVHVNERAAEQFAKNYAPDVVILQPKRLRDKLRDDLKKAWEAYED, from the coding sequence ATGAGTGATATACATCCAAAAAAATTGTTGATTTTGTATATTTTAGATATCTTACAGAAATATACGGATGAAGAACATAGGCTGAGCCAGAAAGAAATACAGGATATCTTGAAAAAAGAGTATGAAATGCCGGTTGACCGGAAAGCTATAAAGAGAAATCTCTTAAATCTGATTGAATATGGCAGCAGTATTGAATATAGAGAAGTATCACGGAAAGAAATTTTCAGAAAAAAGAGTGTAGTATCAGACGAAGATAGCTTAGATTTGGAGGATAAAGGAATCCCGGAAGACGATTTGTTATGGACAGATTTTTATTTGAAGCAGAAATTCACGAATGAAGAATTGCGTCTATTAATAGACAGCCTATTATTTTCAAAGCATATACCCTATAGCCAGGCAAAAAAATTGATTACAAAATTAGAATCATTATCTAATATATATTTTAAATCACGCTCGCAATACATTTATCCGTTGCCGGTTGACCGGACGGACAATAAGCAGGTGTTTTATAATATTAGTATATTGGATGAAGCCATTCGCAAAAAGCAGAAAGTGTTATTTGAATATGCAGAGTATCATACGGATAAGAAGATGCATTTGAAAAAGCGGGAAGATGGAAGTGTACGGGAATATGTTGTTACACCGTATCAAATGGCTGCACAGGAGGGAAAGTATTATCTGATCTGCAACTATGATAAATATGATGATATCTCGAATTACCGTGTAGACAGGATTCGAAACATACAGATTCTTGAGGAAAAAGGTAAGCCATTTGAAACTTTGAAATGGTCCGGACATCAGCCAATGAATCTGAATGAATATATGAAAGAGCATGTGTATATGTATTCCAGTGAAAATGCGTTTGTTAAATTTAGAATCGTAAAAGCAATGATATCCGATGTGATTGATTTATTTGGAAAAGGGGTGAAGTTTTCAGAAGAAACGGATACGCATGTATCGGTGAGCGTGCATGTAAATGAACGTGCAGCGGAGCAGTTCGCAAAAAATTATGCGCCGGATGTGGTGATATTGCAGCCGAAGAGATTAAGAGATAAATTAAGGGATGACTTGAAAAAAGCGTGGGAAGCATATGAAGATTAA
- a CDS encoding AAA family ATPase translates to MIKVIMMCGICGSGKTTYAKQKEKEGYVRLSIDEEMWKTYGRKGIDYPNEQYEKLSEIVEMALQKELLSLIQQGKHVVLDFSFWNKANRAYYKRLIEKAGGTPELVYMKASKGTLQKRLYKRNQSLNANSPFIITNEILEHHYNDFQEPCGEGEKVILQEEDCVGAAIDSPDHLWW, encoded by the coding sequence ATGATTAAAGTTATTATGATGTGTGGAATATGCGGTTCCGGGAAAACAACTTATGCAAAGCAGAAAGAAAAAGAAGGCTATGTTCGCTTGTCCATTGATGAGGAAATGTGGAAAACTTACGGGAGAAAGGGGATTGATTATCCAAACGAACAGTATGAGAAACTTTCAGAAATAGTGGAAATGGCACTCCAGAAGGAACTCCTGTCTCTCATTCAACAAGGAAAACATGTAGTCCTTGATTTCAGCTTTTGGAATAAGGCAAACAGAGCGTATTATAAAAGGCTTATAGAAAAAGCTGGCGGTACACCAGAACTTGTTTATATGAAGGCTAGTAAAGGAACCTTACAAAAAAGATTGTATAAAAGGAATCAGTCTTTGAATGCTAATTCTCCATTCATAATAACAAATGAGATACTAGAGCATCATTATAACGATTTTCAAGAACCATGTGGCGAAGGAGAAAAAGTAATTTTACAGGAAGAAGATTGTGTTGGGGCAGCCATTGATAGCCCCGACCACCTTTGGTGGTAG
- a CDS encoding cupin domain-containing protein — MDIEQMKKDLGGGNVFPIGEENVVFAKYFTGECYLNMLTTERVPVGLVTFAPGTINAYHIHHKGGQILMVTGGRGWYQEEGKPARELKAGDVVNIPPEVKHWHGAAKDSWFQHLAVEVPAEGASNEWLEFLPEEEYNKLP; from the coding sequence ATGGATATTGAACAGATGAAAAAAGACTTAGGTGGAGGTAACGTATTTCCAATCGGTGAAGAAAATGTAGTATTTGCAAAATATTTTACAGGTGAGTGCTATCTGAATATGCTTACAACAGAGAGAGTACCAGTTGGTCTCGTTACTTTCGCTCCTGGAACCATCAATGCATATCACATCCATCATAAAGGTGGACAGATCCTTATGGTTACTGGTGGAAGAGGATGGTACCAGGAAGAAGGAAAGCCGGCTCGTGAGCTGAAAGCCGGAGATGTAGTAAATATTCCACCAGAAGTAAAACATTGGCATGGAGCAGCGAAAGACAGCTGGTTCCAGCATCTGGCTGTTGAAGTTCCGGCAGAGGGTGCTTCCAATGAATGGCTTGAGTTTTTACCGGAAGAAGAGTATAACAAATTACCATAA
- a CDS encoding DUF6262 family protein: MSKYDKMLELNKRKSEEKVERAVLTIRTMVLEREKVSVPALMQKTGLSRGFFYKNPIVRGEIDAAMEQQAGMVDPRRNIISQAMEAEMNLLRQQLQKLKSENENLIKENQKLKKALSKKELNLIKQI, from the coding sequence ATGAGCAAATACGACAAGATGCTGGAATTGAATAAAAGAAAGAGCGAAGAAAAAGTGGAACGGGCAGTCCTGACAATACGGACAATGGTGTTGGAGAGAGAAAAGGTGTCCGTACCAGCACTGATGCAAAAGACTGGTTTATCTAGAGGATTCTTTTACAAGAATCCGATTGTAAGAGGTGAGATTGATGCAGCAATGGAACAGCAGGCTGGTATGGTGGATCCAAGGAGAAACATTATCAGTCAGGCGATGGAAGCGGAAATGAATCTGCTCCGGCAACAGCTACAGAAACTGAAAAGCGAAAATGAGAATCTAATAAAGGAAAACCAGAAGTTAAAAAAAGCACTATCCAAGAAAGAGTTGAATCTTATCAAACAGATTTAA
- a CDS encoding tyrosine-type recombinase/integrase, translating into MDNKLKFQQLECYKLATDEQKEKLNKEQYFDLDKLPGNQLQTEFVEYIYYRGTQVSILTIKRERHYFNSLCEFFQKSSHQENSLLDREKDFWIKQLKMWMIQNGRALTKHKVTNIQTESVEKAALIRYFESLLEFTLDRSETNELAKDIWHLERLPLILRTNPIVNHKTLNFRGIRQPDIREEVKKAIYHHLKTEALGSIKRELSAMNKFSKYLDEKHSKISTCEEIDREIIEQFLINIKVESNGGNGIRDDLLKLRNVLETIGKIYDFPHLTKLFLKSDFPPERKAEFKSYSDSELKRLNAQIVKMEEQIARAMIIHQMLGTRISDTLTLRKDCLYKHDRQDMIIIYQPKTRRYEKPISRELAQLIGKAVSYANEHYPESIYIFADENKPERPISYQTLQDKVLRMIYEKDIRDDSGNLFGFGTHMFRHCYGVKLTELHVDDWTIAKLLGHKGVRSVQYYRKMSNQRMADETREVRNFMSQIILASLDGWGEEYEQIRQDAGIE; encoded by the coding sequence ATGGATAATAAACTGAAATTCCAACAACTGGAATGTTATAAGCTGGCTACCGATGAGCAAAAGGAAAAGCTGAATAAGGAACAATATTTTGATCTGGATAAACTGCCGGGAAACCAGCTTCAGACAGAATTTGTCGAATACATTTACTACCGTGGAACGCAGGTATCCATCCTGACCATAAAAAGGGAAAGACATTATTTTAACAGCTTATGTGAATTTTTTCAGAAGTCATCCCATCAGGAGAACAGCCTGCTTGACAGAGAAAAAGACTTCTGGATAAAGCAGTTGAAAATGTGGATGATACAAAACGGTAGGGCTTTGACGAAGCATAAAGTGACGAACATTCAGACTGAATCGGTGGAAAAAGCTGCCCTGATCCGGTATTTTGAAAGCCTTCTGGAATTTACACTGGATCGATCAGAAACCAATGAGCTGGCAAAGGATATCTGGCATCTGGAAAGGCTTCCGCTTATCCTGCGGACAAATCCGATTGTCAACCATAAGACACTAAATTTCAGAGGAATCCGGCAACCAGATATTCGGGAAGAAGTAAAAAAAGCAATTTACCATCATCTGAAAACCGAAGCCCTTGGCAGTATAAAACGTGAACTGTCCGCAATGAATAAATTTTCAAAGTATTTGGATGAAAAGCATTCCAAGATCAGCACCTGCGAAGAGATTGACCGGGAGATCATAGAACAATTTTTAATCAACATCAAGGTAGAATCAAACGGAGGGAATGGCATCCGGGATGACCTGCTAAAGCTTCGAAATGTGCTGGAAACAATCGGAAAAATTTATGATTTTCCACATCTTACAAAACTGTTTTTAAAATCTGATTTTCCGCCAGAACGGAAAGCAGAATTCAAATCTTATTCGGACAGTGAGCTGAAAAGACTGAATGCCCAGATTGTAAAAATGGAAGAGCAGATAGCAAGGGCAATGATCATCCACCAGATGCTTGGAACCAGAATTTCCGACACGCTGACCTTGCGGAAAGACTGCCTTTATAAACATGACCGTCAGGATATGATTATCATATACCAGCCGAAAACAAGAAGATATGAAAAACCGATCAGCCGGGAGCTGGCACAGCTGATTGGAAAGGCAGTCAGTTATGCAAATGAGCATTATCCTGAAAGCATTTATATCTTTGCGGACGAGAACAAACCGGAGAGACCAATCAGTTACCAAACCTTGCAGGATAAAGTGCTTCGAATGATCTATGAAAAAGATATCCGGGATGACAGCGGAAACTTATTCGGATTTGGAACGCATATGTTCCGGCACTGCTATGGGGTAAAATTAACGGAACTCCATGTGGATGACTGGACGATAGCGAAGCTCCTGGGACATAAGGGAGTACGAAGTGTCCAATATTACCGAAAAATGAGCAATCAGCGGATGGCAGATGAAACAAGAGAAGTTAGAAATTTTATGTCACAGATTATACTGGCAAGTCTGGACGGATGGGGAGAAGAATATGAGCAAATACGACAAGATGCTGGAATTGAATAA
- a CDS encoding tyrosine-type recombinase/integrase, translated as MPAFLQSFIEAEQERSRRIEQLRKEIREFAKEEAGSSITEQILLFLADEMVEHLSEIDYELRMKFELYITPLIKRNYIYRYTGTFDRIRQAYIRERMKTPAGQRECEWKYKNEILFVPYHSDPVIVKSVETVRCRSNMVWNFKAAASEKLKRQIFTVLEYILENYEISRLREYKLTGLQLFYEFCIREQITDIQLLELEQETAFQDYLKQKVEKEQRRKRLKSIVETARKVIFIETDETRWDATIWYLERFRIAKERINQSDSIEKISFQEVLQPKNRLLLQEYMKYEIGIGELALSTVYERFRTIRNFLQEISELEVTKCDASLIDVYLKNLQNGAMGAKTFNTNVSGIQFFMKFLEVKGYIKKVPFYASYYLEKQIPVHHDRSVEEDVYMEIIQNLSQFPEHLRMMFLHLWCVGLRISEVCTLKGDAYYIQNGDCWMKVYQVKMKNYKRVPIPVTLYRLMQVYLKKHPTEKEAYIFRNRKGGAFSKSTFMGQMKKYCSQIGIQNGEYIFKSHDYRHTVATNFYEHGVSIQSIRDYLGHTFEEMTMQYIDYMPRKIAKENDAYFEEEENSLLACMQKGEKHG; from the coding sequence ATGCCTGCGTTTTTACAGTCTTTTATAGAGGCAGAACAAGAACGGAGCAGGCGGATTGAGCAGCTACGAAAAGAAATCCGGGAGTTTGCAAAAGAGGAAGCAGGAAGTTCCATTACAGAACAGATTCTGCTGTTTCTGGCAGATGAGATGGTAGAACATCTTTCGGAAATAGATTATGAACTGCGAATGAAATTTGAATTATACATAACACCGCTGATAAAGCGAAATTACATTTACCGATATACCGGAACGTTCGACCGGATACGGCAGGCGTACATCCGGGAACGGATGAAAACTCCGGCTGGACAGAGGGAATGTGAATGGAAATATAAAAATGAAATACTTTTTGTTCCATACCACTCAGATCCTGTAATCGTAAAGAGTGTGGAAACGGTACGGTGTCGGAGCAACATGGTCTGGAATTTTAAAGCGGCAGCCAGTGAGAAACTGAAACGTCAGATTTTTACCGTGCTGGAATATATTCTGGAGAATTATGAAATTTCCAGACTGAGGGAATATAAACTGACCGGGCTACAGCTTTTTTACGAATTTTGCATCCGGGAGCAGATTACAGATATCCAGCTTCTGGAGCTGGAACAGGAAACAGCATTTCAGGACTACCTGAAGCAGAAAGTCGAGAAAGAGCAACGGCGAAAACGACTGAAGAGCATTGTGGAAACTGCCCGTAAAGTGATTTTTATAGAAACTGATGAAACAAGATGGGATGCTACCATCTGGTATTTAGAGCGGTTTCGTATTGCCAAAGAAAGAATAAACCAGAGTGACAGTATAGAAAAAATATCATTTCAGGAAGTTCTACAGCCCAAGAATCGATTGCTGCTTCAGGAATATATGAAGTACGAAATTGGAATCGGAGAACTAGCGCTCAGTACGGTGTACGAAAGATTCCGAACCATTCGAAATTTTTTGCAGGAGATCAGCGAACTGGAAGTTACCAAGTGTGATGCCAGCCTGATTGATGTATATTTAAAGAATTTGCAGAATGGTGCTATGGGAGCAAAGACATTTAATACCAATGTTTCGGGAATACAGTTTTTTATGAAATTTCTGGAAGTAAAGGGGTATATAAAAAAGGTTCCGTTTTATGCATCGTATTACTTGGAAAAACAGATCCCAGTCCACCATGACAGAAGTGTGGAAGAGGATGTGTATATGGAAATTATCCAAAACCTCTCACAGTTTCCTGAACACCTGAGAATGATGTTTTTACATCTCTGGTGTGTGGGACTCCGGATCAGTGAGGTCTGCACCTTAAAAGGGGATGCGTATTATATCCAGAATGGTGACTGCTGGATGAAGGTCTACCAGGTGAAAATGAAAAATTATAAAAGGGTTCCCATTCCGGTAACATTGTATCGTCTGATGCAGGTTTATCTGAAAAAGCACCCTACCGAAAAAGAAGCATACATTTTTCGGAATCGGAAAGGTGGAGCATTTTCCAAAAGCACCTTCATGGGGCAGATGAAAAAATACTGCTCCCAGATAGGCATACAGAATGGAGAATATATTTTTAAGTCTCATGATTACCGACATACCGTAGCAACCAATTTTTATGAGCATGGCGTATCAATCCAAAGCATCCGGGACTATCTGGGACATACGTTTGAGGAAATGACCATGCAGTATATAGATTATATGCCAAGAAAAATTGCTAAAGAAAATGACGCATACTTTGAGGAAGAGGAAAACAGCCTGCTTGCCTGTATGCAGAAAGGAGAGAAGCATGGATAA
- a CDS encoding tyrosine-type recombinase/integrase has product MRRYELETEREGSAVYFFIRDIETLDIVLLPTKYLMHKIRSKCSPNTIRRSALSILYYLEYIHEKEQELIDIYQMPYVEQTEHFVKFLYWLKAGKHTQDENHRSPNNGTCNAYLKDVFRFYLFIEEEYQQFGELKALSYNYFMAVDAVGVKKSIRSRSFKGYLKEEEHKARAAKKDEIVEILKACTNIRDRLLMLLLAETGYRIGEILGIDYSKDIDYRNHIIRVYFREDNENGARAKNAEYRSAKISKDTFDFLNLYIAEYRKLLQHQTSLFVNISGDNIGKPMNVEAVYSMLKRMDKKTGIKITPHMLRHYFGNERRKAGWSLELIQLAYGHRHIQTTINYLDIVDDELLDASQEFYEKHSSLYGIEELL; this is encoded by the coding sequence ATGAGAAGATATGAGCTGGAAACAGAAAGAGAAGGCTCTGCAGTTTATTTCTTCATCAGAGATATAGAAACTTTGGACATTGTCCTGCTTCCTACCAAATATCTGATGCACAAGATACGGAGCAAATGTTCGCCGAATACGATACGGCGCTCCGCACTTTCCATCCTGTATTATCTGGAATACATCCATGAAAAAGAACAGGAATTGATAGATATATATCAAATGCCTTATGTCGAACAGACAGAACACTTTGTAAAGTTTTTATACTGGCTGAAAGCTGGGAAACATACGCAAGATGAAAATCACAGATCTCCGAACAATGGAACCTGCAACGCATACTTAAAAGATGTGTTCAGGTTCTATCTTTTTATAGAAGAAGAGTACCAGCAGTTCGGGGAACTGAAAGCACTGTCCTATAATTATTTTATGGCAGTCGATGCGGTAGGTGTAAAGAAAAGCATACGGTCAAGGAGCTTCAAAGGCTATTTAAAAGAGGAAGAGCATAAGGCAAGGGCAGCAAAGAAAGATGAAATTGTAGAAATCCTGAAAGCGTGTACCAATATAAGAGATCGGCTTCTCATGCTGCTTCTGGCAGAGACAGGCTACCGGATCGGTGAGATTTTGGGAATTGATTATAGTAAGGACATTGATTATCGGAACCACATAATCCGGGTATATTTCCGTGAGGACAATGAAAATGGAGCGAGAGCCAAGAATGCAGAATACCGAAGTGCGAAGATCAGCAAAGATACCTTCGATTTTTTAAATCTGTATATTGCAGAGTACCGAAAACTCCTTCAGCACCAGACAAGCCTGTTTGTGAATATTTCCGGAGATAATATCGGAAAACCAATGAACGTGGAAGCAGTATACTCCATGCTAAAAAGAATGGATAAGAAAACAGGGATTAAGATCACGCCTCATATGCTCCGGCATTACTTTGGAAATGAGCGGAGAAAAGCAGGATGGTCGCTGGAACTGATACAGCTGGCCTATGGACACCGCCACATCCAGACAACCATCAATTATCTGGACATTGTGGATGATGAACTGCTGGATGCCAGCCAGGAATTCTACGAGAAACACTCCTCCCTGTATGGGATTGAGGAATTGCTATAG
- a CDS encoding ATP-dependent DNA helicase has translation MCYKNEYQKRAHGEVEQIFRELLPEAGLHVREEQIRLCHEMLDALMKNEITLCDAGVGIGKTYAYLTACILMRKYSVLHSGYSGCDRRSVVVSTSSIALQKAIIEEYVPFLSDVLLKADLLQGELKAVVRKGKEHFVCDYRLAQRLEAVRDKNKNQAQMEALKSLRHNFDLDSVHNLSGFDRRLVCVPKFCPRECPGKAGCRYQKHLDISRKEDIFLQICNHNYLLADAMHRANGYRPLLADYRALVVDEAHKLPEAASQMYGRSIGREDVQEIAYFLVREHKGTDGKRLLEGVSALQMEIRKHRKDGIEDMAGKESFYFPPGAGTALAQMQERLQLMIKRLAGNIPYWTFRRLEEMEELFGWFLKNDKRYILFLQQDSRGHLTFMAVNREIPKYLDTTLWSQGFPAILTSGTLKAGNGFARTRQMTGLEKETGVRECVAESPFCYQENCLLYIPEHLKPRKKGSREEAEQLAGQIRDLVCSTYGHTLVLFTSYTLMGNVQQLLRDQIPFPMVQVWRNSQEEIARFKKMENAVLFAAGSCWEGVDFPGDMVSSLIIVKLPFSVPDPIHEAQREQYRSLKSYIQTIVVPDMQKKLRQGFGRAIRTEQDTCVVSILDHRATKKGRYRSDVLEALPKCQMAERIEEVEDFIRSRKVERYYS, from the coding sequence ATGTGTTATAAAAATGAATATCAGAAAAGGGCACATGGCGAAGTGGAACAGATCTTTCGGGAGCTTCTCCCGGAAGCCGGGCTTCATGTAAGGGAAGAACAGATCCGTCTCTGCCATGAAATGCTGGATGCCCTTATGAAAAATGAAATCACGCTCTGTGATGCAGGAGTCGGCATCGGAAAGACCTATGCCTATCTGACAGCCTGCATCCTGATGCGGAAATATAGTGTACTGCATTCCGGTTATTCGGGATGTGACAGGCGGTCTGTAGTGGTATCCACTTCCAGTATCGCCTTACAGAAAGCCATCATAGAGGAATATGTTCCTTTCTTATCGGACGTATTGTTAAAAGCAGATCTGCTTCAGGGAGAGTTAAAAGCGGTCGTCCGCAAGGGAAAGGAACATTTTGTATGCGATTACAGGCTGGCCCAGAGATTAGAGGCAGTCCGGGACAAGAATAAAAATCAGGCACAGATGGAGGCATTGAAGTCCCTCCGGCATAACTTTGATTTAGATTCCGTACATAACCTGAGCGGTTTTGACCGCAGGCTGGTGTGCGTACCGAAATTCTGCCCCAGGGAATGTCCGGGGAAAGCAGGATGCCGTTATCAGAAGCATCTGGATATTTCCAGGAAAGAGGATATTTTTTTACAGATTTGCAATCACAATTATCTTCTGGCAGATGCCATGCACCGGGCAAATGGGTACCGTCCGCTTCTGGCAGATTACAGGGCTCTGGTCGTGGATGAGGCCCATAAACTCCCGGAAGCCGCCAGCCAGATGTATGGAAGAAGCATTGGAAGGGAAGATGTGCAGGAGATTGCTTACTTTTTAGTCAGAGAGCATAAAGGCACGGATGGAAAACGGCTGCTGGAAGGGGTTTCCGCTCTTCAGATGGAGATTCGAAAGCACCGGAAAGATGGCATCGAGGACATGGCTGGAAAAGAAAGTTTTTATTTTCCGCCGGGAGCTGGCACAGCCTTAGCCCAGATGCAGGAAAGACTTCAGCTTATGATTAAAAGGCTCGCCGGGAATATTCCTTACTGGACTTTCCGGCGGCTGGAAGAGATGGAAGAGCTGTTCGGCTGGTTTTTAAAGAACGACAAACGGTATATTTTGTTTTTGCAGCAGGACAGCCGGGGACATTTAACCTTTATGGCAGTCAACCGGGAGATCCCGAAGTATCTGGACACCACCTTATGGAGCCAGGGATTTCCGGCGATCTTAACCAGCGGCACCTTAAAAGCCGGGAACGGTTTTGCAAGGACCAGACAGATGACCGGGCTGGAAAAAGAAACAGGTGTCCGGGAGTGTGTGGCAGAATCCCCATTCTGCTATCAGGAGAACTGTCTGCTTTACATCCCGGAGCATTTAAAACCAAGAAAAAAGGGGAGCCGGGAAGAGGCCGAGCAGCTTGCCGGGCAGATCCGTGATCTGGTGTGTTCCACTTACGGGCATACGCTGGTACTGTTCACATCTTATACCCTGATGGGAAATGTGCAGCAGCTTTTGCGGGATCAGATCCCGTTTCCGATGGTGCAGGTATGGAGAAACTCCCAGGAAGAGATCGCCCGGTTTAAGAAGATGGAGAATGCCGTGTTGTTCGCAGCCGGCTCCTGCTGGGAGGGTGTGGACTTTCCGGGTGACATGGTATCGTCCCTGATTATCGTAAAACTACCGTTTTCTGTTCCGGACCCTATCCATGAAGCCCAGAGGGAGCAGTACCGATCGCTGAAATCCTACATCCAGACCATCGTAGTGCCAGATATGCAGAAGAAGTTGCGTCAGGGATTTGGCCGGGCAATCCGCACGGAGCAGGACACCTGCGTTGTGTCTATTTTAGATCACCGTGCCACGAAAAAAGGCAGGTATCGGAGTGATGTTCTGGAAGCACTGCCAAAGTGCCAGATGGCAGAACGGATCGAAGAAGTAGAAGATTTTATCCGAAGCCGGAAAGTGGAGCGTTACTACAGCTGA